A single window of Callithrix jacchus isolate 240 chromosome 6, calJac240_pri, whole genome shotgun sequence DNA harbors:
- the FURIN gene encoding furin isoform X1, whose amino-acid sequence MELRPWLLWVVAAAGTLVLLAADAQGQKVFTNTWAVRIPGGPAVANNVARKHGFLNLGQIFGDYYHFWHRGVTKRSLSPHRPRHSRLQREPQVQWLEQQVAKRRTKRDVYQEPTDPKFPQQWYLSGVTQRDLNVKEAWAQGYTGHGIVVSILDDGIEKNHPDLAGNYDPGASFDVNDQDPDPQPRYTQMNDNRHGTRCAGEVAAVANNGVCGVGVAYNARIGGVRMLDGEVTDAVEARSLGLNPNHIHIYSASWGPEDDGKTVDGPARLAEEAFFRGVSQGRGGLGSIFVWASGNGGREHDSCNCDGYTNSIYTLSISSATQLGNVPWYSEACSSTLATTYSSGNQNEKQIVTTDLRQKCTESHTGTSASAPLAAGIIALTLEANKNLTWRDMQHLVVQTSKPAHLNANDWATNGVGRKVSHSYGYGLLDAGAMVALARNWTTVPPQRKCIIDILTEPKDIGKRLEVRKTVTACLGEPNHITRLEHAQARLTLSYNRRGDLAIHLVSPMGTRSTLLAARPHDYSADGFNDWAFMTTHAWDEDPSGEWILEIENTSEANNYGTLTKFTLVLYGTAPEGLPVPPESSGCKTLTSSQACVVCEEGFSLHQKSCVQHCPPGFAPQVLDTHYSTENDVETIRASICAPCHASCATCQGPAPTDCLSCPSHASLDPVEQTCSRQSQSSRESPPEQQPPPRLPPEVEEEPRLRAGLLPSHLPEVVAGLSCAFIVLVFVTVFLVLQLRSGFSFRGVKVYTMDRGLISYKGLPPEAWQEECPSDSEEDEGRGERTAFIKDQSAL is encoded by the exons ATGGAGCTGAGGCCCTGGTTGCTATGGGTGGTAGCAGCAGCAGGAACCTTGGTCCTGCTGGCAGCTGATGCTCAGGGCCAGAAGGTCTTCACCAACACGTGGGCTGTGCGCATCCCTGGAGGCCCCGCGGTGGCCAACAATGTGGCACGAAAGCATGGGTTTCTCAACCTGGGCCAG ATCTTCGGCGACTATTATCACTTCTGGCATCGAGGAGTGACGAAGCGGTCTCTGTCTCCTCACCGCCCGCGGCACAGCCGGCTGCAGAGGGAGCCTCAA GTACAGTGGCTGGAGCAGCAGGTGGCAAAGCGACGGACCAAACGGGACGTGTACCAGGAGCCCACAGACCCCAAGTTTCCACAGCAGTGGTACCTG TCTGGTGTCACTCAGCGAGACCTGAATGTGAAGGAGGCTTGGGCACAGGGCTATACGGGGCACGGCATTGTGGTCTCCATTCTGGATGACGGCATCGAGAAGAACCACCCAGACTTGGCAGGCAATTAT GATCCTGGGGCCAGTTTTGATGTCAATGACCAGGACCCTGACCCCCAGCCTCGCTACACACAGATGAACGATAACAG GCATGGCACACGGTGTGCGGGCGAAGTGGCTGCGGTGGCTAATAATGGTGTCTGTGGTGTAGGTGTGGCCTACAACGCCCGTATTGGAG GGGTGCGCATGCTGGATGGCGAGGTGACAGATGCAGTGGAGGCACGCTCGCTGGGCCTGAACCCCAACCACATCCACATCTACAGTGCCAGCTGGGGCCCCGAGGATGATGGCAAGACAGTGGATGGGCCAGCCCGCCTCGCCGAGGAGGCCTTCTTCCGGGGggttagccag GGCCGAGGGGGGCTGGGCTCCATCTTTGTCTGGGCCTCGGGGAACGGGGGCCGGGAACATGACAGCTGCAACTGCGACGGCTACACCAACAGCATCTACACGCTGTCCATCAGCAGCGCCACACAGCTCGGCAACGTGCCCTGGTACAGCGAGGCCTGCTCGTCCACACTGGCCACGACCTACAGCAGCGGCAACCAGAATGAGAAGCAGATC GTGACGACTGACTTGCGGCAGAAGTGCACGGAGTCTCACACAGGCACCTCAGCCTCTGCCCCTTTAGCAGCCGGCATTATTGCCCTCACCCTGGAGGCCAA TAAGAACCTCACATGGCGGGACATGCAGCACCTGGTGGTCCAGACCTCGAAGCCAGCCCACCTCAACGCCAACGACTGGGCCACCAATGGCGTAGGCCGGAAAG TGAGCCACTCATATGGCTACGGGCTTTTGGATGCAGGCGCAATGGTCGCCCTGGCCCGGAATTGGACCACAGTGCCCCCCCAGCGGAAGTGCATCATTGACATCCTCACCGAGCCCAA AGACATCGGGAAGCGGCTCGAGGTGCGGAAGACTGTGACTGCCTGCCTGGGCGAGCCCAACCACATCACCCGGCTGGAGCACGCTCAGGCGCGGCTCACACTGTCCTATAATCGCCGTGGCGACCTGGCCATCCACCTGGTCAGCCCCATGGGCACCCGCTCCACCCTGCTGGCAGCCAG GCCGCATGACTACTCCGCAGATGGGTTTAATGACTGGGCCTTCATGACAACTCACGCCTGGGATGAAGATCCCTCTGGCGAGTGGATCCTAGAGATTGAAAACACCAGTGAAGCCAACAACTATG GGACGTTGACCAAGTTCACCCTCGTGCTCTATGGCACAGCTCCTGAGGGGCTGCCTGTACCTCCTGAAAGCAGCGGCTGCAAGACCCTCACATCCAGCCAGGCCTGTGTGG TGTGTGAGGAAGGCTTCTCCCTGCACCAGAAGAGCTGCGTGCAGCACTGCCCTCCAGGTTTTGCCCCCCAAGTTCTGGATACACACTATAGCACCGAGAATGATGTGGAGACCATCCGGGCCAGCATCTGCGCCCCCTGCCATGCCTCATGTGCCACATGCCAGGGACCGGCCCCCACAGACTGCCTCAGCTGCCCCAGCCACGCCTCTTTGGACCCTGTGGAGCAAACTTGCTCCCGGCAAAGCCAGAGCAGCCGAGAGTCCCCGCCAGAGCAGcagccaccaccccggctgcccccagaggtggaggaggagccGCGGCTGCGGGCAGGCCTGCTGCCCTCTCACCTGCCTGAGGTGGTGGCCGGCCTCAGCTGCGCCTTCATCGTGCTGGTCTTCGTCACTGTCTTCCTGGTCCTGCAGCTGCGCTCTGGCTTTAGCTTCCGGGGGGTGAAGGTGTACACCATGGACCGTGGCCTCATCTCCTATAAGGGGCTGCCCCCTGAAGCCTGGCAGGAGGAGTGTCCATCCGACTCAGAAGAGGATGAGGGCCGGGGCGAGAGGACCGCCTTTATCAAAGACCAGAGCGCCCTCTGA
- the FURIN gene encoding furin isoform X2, with protein MELRPWLLWVVAAAGTLVLLAADAQGQKVFTNTWAVRIPGGPAVANNVARKHGFLNLGQIFGDYYHFWHRGVTKRSLSPHRPRHSRLQREPQVQWLEQQVAKRRTKRDVYQEPTDPKFPQQWYLSGVTQRDLNVKEAWAQGYTGHGIVVSILDDGIEKNHPDLAGNYDPGASFDVNDQDPDPQPRYTQMNDNRHGTRCAGEVAAVANNGVCGVGVAYNARIGGVRMLDGEVTDAVEARSLGLNPNHIHIYSASWGPEDDGKTVDGPARLAEEAFFRGVSQGRGGLGSIFVWASGNGGREHDSCNCDGYTNSIYTLSISSATQLGNVPWYSEACSSTLATTYSSGNQNEKQIVTTDLRQKCTESHTGTSASAPLAAGIIALTLEANKNLTWRDMQHLVVQTSKPAHLNANDWATNGVGRKVSHSYGYGLLDAGAMVALARNWTTVPPQRKCIIDILTEPKDIGKRLEVRKTVTACLGEPNHITRLEHAQARLTLSYNRRGDLAIHLVSPMGTRSTLLAARPHDYSADGFNDWAFMTTHAWDEDPSGEWILEIENTSEANNYGTLTKFTLVLYGTAPEGLPVPPESSGCKTLTSSQACCVRKASPCTRRAACSTALQVLPPKFWIHTIAPRMMWRPSGPASAPPAMPHVPHARDRPPQTASAAPATPLWTLWSKLAPGKARAAESPRQSSSHHPGCPQRWRRSRGCGQACCPLTCLRWWPASAAPSSCWSSSLSSWSCSCALALASGG; from the exons ATGGAGCTGAGGCCCTGGTTGCTATGGGTGGTAGCAGCAGCAGGAACCTTGGTCCTGCTGGCAGCTGATGCTCAGGGCCAGAAGGTCTTCACCAACACGTGGGCTGTGCGCATCCCTGGAGGCCCCGCGGTGGCCAACAATGTGGCACGAAAGCATGGGTTTCTCAACCTGGGCCAG ATCTTCGGCGACTATTATCACTTCTGGCATCGAGGAGTGACGAAGCGGTCTCTGTCTCCTCACCGCCCGCGGCACAGCCGGCTGCAGAGGGAGCCTCAA GTACAGTGGCTGGAGCAGCAGGTGGCAAAGCGACGGACCAAACGGGACGTGTACCAGGAGCCCACAGACCCCAAGTTTCCACAGCAGTGGTACCTG TCTGGTGTCACTCAGCGAGACCTGAATGTGAAGGAGGCTTGGGCACAGGGCTATACGGGGCACGGCATTGTGGTCTCCATTCTGGATGACGGCATCGAGAAGAACCACCCAGACTTGGCAGGCAATTAT GATCCTGGGGCCAGTTTTGATGTCAATGACCAGGACCCTGACCCCCAGCCTCGCTACACACAGATGAACGATAACAG GCATGGCACACGGTGTGCGGGCGAAGTGGCTGCGGTGGCTAATAATGGTGTCTGTGGTGTAGGTGTGGCCTACAACGCCCGTATTGGAG GGGTGCGCATGCTGGATGGCGAGGTGACAGATGCAGTGGAGGCACGCTCGCTGGGCCTGAACCCCAACCACATCCACATCTACAGTGCCAGCTGGGGCCCCGAGGATGATGGCAAGACAGTGGATGGGCCAGCCCGCCTCGCCGAGGAGGCCTTCTTCCGGGGggttagccag GGCCGAGGGGGGCTGGGCTCCATCTTTGTCTGGGCCTCGGGGAACGGGGGCCGGGAACATGACAGCTGCAACTGCGACGGCTACACCAACAGCATCTACACGCTGTCCATCAGCAGCGCCACACAGCTCGGCAACGTGCCCTGGTACAGCGAGGCCTGCTCGTCCACACTGGCCACGACCTACAGCAGCGGCAACCAGAATGAGAAGCAGATC GTGACGACTGACTTGCGGCAGAAGTGCACGGAGTCTCACACAGGCACCTCAGCCTCTGCCCCTTTAGCAGCCGGCATTATTGCCCTCACCCTGGAGGCCAA TAAGAACCTCACATGGCGGGACATGCAGCACCTGGTGGTCCAGACCTCGAAGCCAGCCCACCTCAACGCCAACGACTGGGCCACCAATGGCGTAGGCCGGAAAG TGAGCCACTCATATGGCTACGGGCTTTTGGATGCAGGCGCAATGGTCGCCCTGGCCCGGAATTGGACCACAGTGCCCCCCCAGCGGAAGTGCATCATTGACATCCTCACCGAGCCCAA AGACATCGGGAAGCGGCTCGAGGTGCGGAAGACTGTGACTGCCTGCCTGGGCGAGCCCAACCACATCACCCGGCTGGAGCACGCTCAGGCGCGGCTCACACTGTCCTATAATCGCCGTGGCGACCTGGCCATCCACCTGGTCAGCCCCATGGGCACCCGCTCCACCCTGCTGGCAGCCAG GCCGCATGACTACTCCGCAGATGGGTTTAATGACTGGGCCTTCATGACAACTCACGCCTGGGATGAAGATCCCTCTGGCGAGTGGATCCTAGAGATTGAAAACACCAGTGAAGCCAACAACTATG GGACGTTGACCAAGTTCACCCTCGTGCTCTATGGCACAGCTCCTGAGGGGCTGCCTGTACCTCCTGAAAGCAGCGGCTGCAAGACCCTCACATCCAGCCAGGCCTGT TGTGTGAGGAAGGCTTCTCCCTGCACCAGAAGAGCTGCGTGCAGCACTGCCCTCCAGGTTTTGCCCCCCAAGTTCTGGATACACACTATAGCACCGAGAATGATGTGGAGACCATCCGGGCCAGCATCTGCGCCCCCTGCCATGCCTCATGTGCCACATGCCAGGGACCGGCCCCCACAGACTGCCTCAGCTGCCCCAGCCACGCCTCTTTGGACCCTGTGGAGCAAACTTGCTCCCGGCAAAGCCAGAGCAGCCGAGAGTCCCCGCCAGAGCAGcagccaccaccccggctgcccccagaggtggaggaggagccGCGGCTGCGGGCAGGCCTGCTGCCCTCTCACCTGCCTGAGGTGGTGGCCGGCCTCAGCTGCGCCTTCATCGTGCTGGTCTTCGTCACTGTCTTCCTGGTCCTGCAGCTGCGCTCTGGCTTTAGCTTCCGGGGGGTGA